The Thaumasiovibrio subtropicus genome window below encodes:
- a CDS encoding 1-acyl-sn-glycerol-3-phosphate acyltransferase, with amino-acid sequence MKVENDIFQDIRPYNDSEVQGALQRLIQDDEFINAIIHYRYAKLPTFLATLLKPVLKMVLTRRWSSIKTVDDVQNHIASYMEQALDGSSDGVTCSGLDKLDPNQSYLFVSNHRDIAMDPAVVNWCLYHANHKTVRIAIGDNLLKKPCATELMRLNKSFIVKRSIKAPRELMKALGQLSGYIRHSLQEENESIWIAQKEGRAKDGDDRTDPAILKMFSLEGRKAKMGFSEYMRSLNIVPVSISYENDPCDLAKANELVEKEQNGHYQKSEFEDIDSIIKGIVGEKRRIHVSFGDVVTNEFETPEALAEEIDRQVYENYKLFPINYIAAECKHDSVTQVEQERFSIKVADIDEAVATVIKSMYAMPVKKQAFETAQID; translated from the coding sequence ATTAAAGTGGAAAACGATATTTTTCAGGACATTCGTCCTTACAACGACAGTGAAGTGCAGGGCGCTTTGCAACGTCTTATCCAAGATGATGAGTTCATTAACGCGATTATTCATTATCGTTACGCGAAATTGCCGACATTTTTGGCAACATTACTGAAACCCGTCTTGAAGATGGTGCTCACGCGCCGTTGGTCTAGCATTAAAACTGTTGATGATGTTCAGAATCATATTGCCTCTTATATGGAACAAGCACTCGATGGATCCAGTGATGGTGTGACCTGTAGCGGATTAGATAAACTCGATCCAAATCAAAGCTATCTGTTTGTCTCAAACCATCGTGACATCGCGATGGATCCTGCGGTAGTAAACTGGTGTCTATATCATGCAAACCATAAAACAGTGCGCATTGCGATCGGTGATAACTTACTGAAGAAACCTTGCGCAACTGAGTTGATGCGTTTAAACAAGAGTTTTATTGTAAAGCGTTCAATCAAAGCACCGCGTGAGTTAATGAAAGCACTGGGCCAACTGTCTGGCTATATCAGACACTCGTTGCAAGAAGAAAATGAGTCAATCTGGATTGCGCAAAAAGAGGGACGAGCCAAAGATGGTGATGATCGTACGGATCCCGCGATTCTGAAAATGTTTTCACTGGAAGGGCGCAAAGCAAAAATGGGTTTTAGTGAATACATGCGCTCACTGAATATCGTTCCTGTGAGCATCAGCTATGAAAACGATCCTTGTGATCTGGCTAAAGCTAACGAGCTAGTAGAGAAAGAGCAGAATGGTCATTACCAGAAGTCTGAGTTTGAAGACATCGACAGTATCATCAAAGGTATCGTTGGAGAAAAGCGTCGAATTCATGTTTCATTTGGTGACGTTGTAACAAATGAGTTTGAGACACCTGAAGCACTAGCAGAAGAAATTGACCGCCAAGTTTATGAAAATTATAAATTATTTCCAATAAACTACATTGCGGCTGAGTGTAAACACGATAGCGTGACTCAAGTAGAGCAAGAGCGCTTTAGTATTAAGGTAGCCGATATCGATGAGGCTGTCGCGACGGTGATCAAGAGTATGTATGCGATGCCTGTAAAAAAGCAGGCCTTTGAAACCGCGCAAATAGATTAA